One region of Oryza glaberrima chromosome 7, OglaRS2, whole genome shotgun sequence genomic DNA includes:
- the LOC127780630 gene encoding ATP-dependent DNA helicase SRS2-like protein At4g25120 isoform X6, whose amino-acid sequence MSRWKENASPLPLHPAGSSSLLPRKRPPQSPPPPQPPCPPPRRPLADVTGNALRQRGSGGGGCWYGDGYGYSTPAPKAPRSSCGFLLDDDEGMDEAFLREVDAICEEHERSSARKDKEAGEAPPLIPSEPESGVSGDAFREEENANGEEGDAQPFATSQEEMEDADEEEICELWFGDDSLPPAISIATGGGEFEDAFWNVRDITEEVHHTGSSAKCQEYMDGKNSDGPSVPSVICHEEREGELVVAFLEDLDAIHQGDATKGQEEPQEMELEIEENEGCVPKKYYEYFQSLNDRQSEAACSDVTIPLMIVAGPGSGKTSTMVGRVLTLLKEEFPPSNILAMTFTTAAASEMRDRIGTVVGKAVAKEIVISTFHSFCLQLCRTHAEKLGRTSEFIIYGNGQQRRAVIEAERLLESDKNNGLGDANKNYDGDIKNSFKDKAKKWQKFVTQAKASGRTPEEYEKKGDLTGASILRHYNEILRSCNALDYHDFINSSITLLTKFPEVYDECRNTWQAIVVDEFQDTSAMQYYLLKTLASHNRITIVGDEDQSIFSFNGADVSGFDSFRRDFPNHKEVRLSKNYRSTRAIVEAATALIHNNTKRQSHKLVETDNPSGNKIIVKECHSEDSQCAFVIDKIIETTSSSVEGCHFGKIAVLYRRQITGKAFQASFRNRKIPFNIHGVAFYRKKIIKAIMAILKTTLPGCDDDVPWHQAFKAILPGDKEEKKKIIHHIEKISLARKCSFISAATDIFSAKVSGTFKRAQITQGRKVLSALDSLSKLVEREQSVSVVISSAGDMLPQKYLLEKRAIVDADGGKLLNEDNDIRSVLQFLMDDVSDFLSTHFSSSVDTSKTEEKGCASTLKAFIDYISLRETENFRSRKEENKNSITLTTIHQSKGLEWDVVFIVQANDSEIPLLHEYNGTVKDAGSTLEEERRLFYVAMTRARKKLYILHVTVDSNRQAAAATFTLPQGDSCSPS is encoded by the exons ATGTCGCGCTGGAAGGAGAacgcctcccctctccccctccaccccgccggctcctcctccctcctcccccgcaAGCGCCCACCCCAGTCCCCGCCCCCTCCGCAGCCcccgtgcccgccgccgcgccgccctctcgCCGACGTCACCGGTAACGCCCTGCGGCAGCGGGGATCCGGAGGGGGAGGATGCTGGTACGGGGACGGGTATGGTTACAGCACCCCCGCCCCGAAGGCGCCCAGGTCCTCCTGCGGGTTCCttctcgacgacgacgaaggcaTGGACGAGGCGTTCCTGAGGGAGGTGGACGCCATTTGCGAGGAGCACGAGCGGTCCTCGGCCAGGAAGGATAAGGAGGCCGGCGAAGCGCCGCCATTGATCCCCTCCGAACCGGAGAGCGGAGTG TCTGGAGATGCATTCCGGGAGGAGGAGAATGCCAATGGTGAGGAAGGTGATGCTCAGCCTTTTGCCACGAGCCAGGAAGAAATGGAGGatgcggatgaagaagaaatctgTGAACTGTGGTTTGGTGATGATTCACTTCCACCTGCCATTTCAATTGCCACAGGGGGTGGAGAG TTTGAGGATGCATTCTGGAACGTCAGAGACATTACTGAGGAGGTGCACCATACAGGCTCTTCTGCCAAGTGCCAGGAGTATATGGACGGAAAAAATAGCGATGGTCCTTCAGTTCCCTCAGTAATTTGCCATGAAGAGCGGGAAGGAGAG CTTGTCGTTGCATTCTTGGAGGATCTTGATGCTATCCATCAGGGTGATGCTACCAAGGGCCAGGAGGAGCCACAGGAAATGGAACTCGAAATTGAGGAAAATGAAGGGTGTGTTCCAAAGAAGTACTACGAATATTTTCAGTCCCTGAATGACAGGCAGAGTGAAGCTGCGTGTAGTGATGTGACTATTCCACTAATGATAGTTGCTGGTCCAGGAAGTGGAAAG ACATCAACAATGGTTGGTCGGGTGCTCACACTGCTCAAAGAG GAATTTCCACCATCAAACATTCTTGCTATGACATTCACAACTGCCGCTGCTTCTGAAATGCGGGATCGAATTGGGACAGTTGTGGGGAAGGCAGTTGCCAAGGAGATTGTAATAAGCACATTTCACTCATTCTGCTTGCAGCTTTGCAGGACCCATGCTGAAAA GCTAGGCCGCACATCTGAATTCATAATCTATGGAAATGGGCAGCAGAGGAGGGCTGTTATTGAGGCAGAGCGTCTATTGGAAAGTGACAAAAATAATGGTCTAGGAGATGCAAATAAGAATTACGATGGAGATATTAAAAATTCTTTCAAGGACAAAGCTAAGAAATGGCAGAAGTTTGTTACACAG GCAAAAGCTTCTGGTAGGACTCCAGAGGAGTATGAAAAGAAGGGGGATTTGACAGGA GCTTCAATTCTTCGGCACTACAATGAAATATTAAGGTCTTGTAATGCTCTTGATTACCATGATTTTATTAATTCATCGATAACCCTTCTCACAAAGTTTCCTGAAG TATACGACGAGTGCCGAAATACATGGCAGGCAATAGTAGTTGATGAGTTTCAGGATACAAGTGCTATGCAATATTATCTTTTAAAGACACTAGCGTCCCACAATCGCATAACTATTGTTGGTGACGAAGATCAG TCCATCTTCAGTTTCAATGGTGCTGATGTCTCTGGCTTTGATTCATTTCGTAGAGATTTTCCAAATCACAAAGAG GTCAGATTGAGCAAGAACTATCGCTCTACACGGGCAATTGTTGAAGCAGCAACAGCTTTAATTCACAACAACACTAAACGGCAAAGCCACAAACTTGTTGAGACCGACAATCCCTCTGGGAATAAG ATCATTGTTAAGGAGTGCCACAGTGAAGATTCACAATGTGCATTTGTTATTGACAAGATTATTGAAACCACATCTAGTTCAGTTGAAGGATGTCATTTTGGCAAAATTGCTGTCCTATATCGGAGACAG ATCACTGGCAAAGCATTCCAGGCGTCATTCCGCAACAGAAAAATTCCTTTTAATATTCATGGTGTGGCTTTCTACAGGAAAAAG ATTATCAAAGCTATTATGGCCATACTTAAAACTACATTACCAGGCTGTGATGATGATGTCCCATGGCATCAAGCCTTCAAGGCCATTCTTCCTGGTgacaaggaagaaaaaaagaag ATTATACATCATATTGAAAAGATATCATTGGCTAGAAAGTGTAGCTTCATATCGGCTGCTACTGACATCTTCAGTGCAAAGGTCTCTGGTACCTTCAAAAG GGCCCAGATTACTCAAGGAAGAAAGGTTTTATCAGCTTTGGATAGCCTATCAAAACTTGTTGAAAGG GAACAATCAGTTTCAGTGGTCATTTCTTCTGCTGGAGATATGCTACCTCAG AAATACCTACTTGAAAAGCGTGCGATTGTTGATGCTGATGGGGGTAAATTATTAAATGAAGATAATGACATCAGATCA GTCCTTCAGTTTTTAATGGATGATGTGTCTGACTTCTTATCAACACATTTTTCTAGTTCAGTGGATACAAGCAAGACTGAGGAGAAAGGCTGTGCTTCTACACTTAAAGCCTTTATTGATTATATCTCTTTGAGAGAAACTGAAAACTTCAGATCACGAAAGGAGGAAAATAAAAACTCTATCACATTAACGACTATCCACCAG TCAAAAGGTTTAGAGTGGGATGTTGTGTTTATCGTGCAG GCAAATGATTCAGAAATTCCTTTATTGCACGAGTACAATGGCACTGTGAAAGATGCTGGAAGCACACTGGAG GAGGAGAGAAGGCTATTCTATGTTGCAATGACACGAGCTCGAAAGAAACTGTACATCTTACATGTGACGGTTGACTCTAATCGCCAGGCAG CTGCTGCAACCTTCACGCTTCCTCAGGGAGATTCCTGCTCACCTTCTTGA